The genome window TATTTGTTGGAGTCGATCGCCCAAACTACCTCAAATCCGGCTTGGTGGAATGGCAAATCCATGCCGCCGCAACCAGAAAATAAGGATATGAGTCGCGGTTTTTTTGTCCAGGCGATCGGCTGGAGACGTTCGATTAACATAGGAGTGTAAAGTTAGCCAAGGGCGGGCTGGATGCCCCCACCACAAGAGTGTCATCATACCAAAACACGATCGAACTCGACTCATCAATTGATATTTCACTCTTCCTCATCTAACTCGATCCCGGCTTGACGCAGTTTTTCGGCCAATCTTTCAGCGCGGAGTCGTTCGCGATCGGCTCGTTCTTCCGACCACAGCAATAACTCGCCTTCAGAATTCCACCACCTCAGCCAAAAGCCTGTTCTCCCTTCGTGGGTTCCTTCCCAAATACCCAAAAATAGGTCTAATCCCGGTATCCAATAACGTCCGTTTTCATCAGGTTTTTGCAAGTTGTAGCGCTCTGATTCTAAAGCGTAAACTTCTAAATGAGCTGTTTGTGCTCGGAATATGACGTATCTGGGTACTTTGATTACTTGCTCGTAAAAATACCACTTTCCCACCCGCGAGGTAAATTCAACCGAGTATTCTTCTCCATAGGTTTCTGAAAGAAATTCCATCACGATTTGGGGGATGGTTCCTTCTGTGTGCGGGGTGTAACTGCGGCGGACTTGCGAGACATTTTTTGGATTGACGGGTTTCACGTACATCCAATCTGGTGCTTTGCAGATAATGCGCTGTTCGTCGCTGGTTGAACCTGGGAAACTAATTCCGGCACACAAGGCAAAGTTGGAAACAATTAAGGCATCCTGCATTAATTCAGGAAAACCTGTTAGCGG of Oscillatoria nigro-viridis PCC 7112 contains these proteins:
- a CDS encoding Uma2 family endonuclease — translated: MSVATKNPETQLTITWPLLPEDFQLPDDPVEDESQPLLAAALRQPLTGFPELMQDALIVSNFALCAGISFPGSTSDEQRIICKAPDWMYVKPVNPKNVSQVRRSYTPHTEGTIPQIVMEFLSETYGEEYSVEFTSRVGKWYFYEQVIKVPRYVIFRAQTAHLEVYALESERYNLQKPDENGRYWIPGLDLFLGIWEGTHEGRTGFWLRWWNSEGELLLWSEERADRERLRAERLAEKLRQAGIELDEEE